In Ramlibacter sp., the sequence CCTTCTCGCGCTTGCGGCGCTCATGACGGGACTGCTCGTCCCACACTTCCTCCAGCGACTGCAGGGCAAACGCGAAGGGCTCGGCCCCTTCTTTCCCGGTGGTCAGCAGGGCCTGGACCGCCTGCCGGGCCGGCTCCAGAAAGGCGGCAAAGCCGGCTGCATCCGCGGTTGGCCAGGCCATGCTCTTGCCGGTGAACTGGTCCAGCAGCCGCCGGGCGGGATGGCGTTTGTCGCTGAAAAAACGGGGGTCGATCAAGGCCAGGCGCAGCAGCGCGGGCTCCAGGTCGCGCACGGTCTGCTGCACCTCGCGCAACAGCCGGGGATCGGACGCGATGTTGTCCACCATCAAGCCCACCACCTCCAGCCCGAGCGCCTGTCCGGTGCCCCTGGCTTGTTGCCGCAACTGCGCGCGCAGGTCCGTGCCGTCCGCGGGCATGGCCCTCCCGGGCTGCGCGGCCCGCCGATCGGCCAGGCGCTGCATGACCTGGTCGACCTGCTTCATTTCCTGCAAGGCTTCGAAGGCCGCCGGCACCGTGGGCGAGAACTCGGGGCGTGCGATGCTTTGTCCGCCGGCCTCGAATTCACGCGTGAAGCGCGCATCGAACGATTCGCGCCCCGCGTCATAGCCGCCGGACAAGAGGCGTCGCAACTGCGTGACGGTCAACAGGGTATCGGCGGGATGGCGCGCGGGCTCGCTGGCCGGGCCGGTCACGCCTGCGCCCTGGCGGGGCGCCGCCACCGACTCAGGCGCATGAATCACGTTGAAGCCCGCGGCTTCGACACCCTGACCACGCAGCAACAGCGACAAGTCGGCATAGACACGGGCCAGCTCGGGGCCCAACGCCTCTCCCAGATACTGCATCCAGCGCAGCCGGACGCTGGCGGCGACCCCGGTTGCCGCAATCACGGTGCCAAGCGCGCGCACAAAAATCTCGGGACGCAAGGGGTTGCGGTCAGCCTGAACCGTCTTCAGGCCCTGGGCGGCGCAGACCAGGGCGTTGAGTTCGCCCAGCTCGGCCTCGACGGCCTGCGAGGCCGCCTGCTGGGCCCGCACCTGCTCCACCCGCTCCTGAACCTGGTCATCGCCCATGAGTTCCAGGGCATCAAAACTCAGGCCCTTGGCCGCGGCCTTGTCACCAGCGCCCGCAATGGCCTGCGCGAACTCGGCCAGCAGGGCCTGAGGGAACTCCCCGCAAAGAACCGGGCGGTATTGCAGCAGCAGCCGCGCGGCCTCATGCTGGGCCGTTCGCTCGTCGGTGTCGCCAGCGAGCGAGGCGTGCTGGGGTGAAGACTGCAGCGCCTGGTCCACCAGGCGCTCCATCAAATGCTTGCCACGCCGGGCTGCCTCCCCGATACAGGCCTTGAACGGGGCTTCGTACTGGTTGGCGGGCGCTGGCATGTTGGTATCCCCCTACTTCAGCGCTTTATAGCGTACCCGCTTCGGTTTGGCACCTTCCTCGCCCAGGCGGCGCTTCTTGTCGGCCTCGTATTCCTGGTAGTTGCCGTCAAAGAAGGTCCACTGGCTGTCACCCTCGGCGGCCAGGATGTGGGTGGCAATGCGGTCGAGGAACCAGCGGTCGTGGCTGATGACGAGGATGGAGCCCGCGAATTCGAGCAGGGCGTCTTCCAGCGCACGCAGGGTCTCGACATCCAGGTCGTTTGATGGCTCGTCGAGCATCAGCACATTGCCGCCCGCAATCAGCGTCTTGGCCAGGTGCAGCCGGCCGCGCTCGCCACCCGACAGCGTGCCCACCCGCTTCTGCTGGTCGCCTCCGTTGAAATTGAAGCGCCCACAGTAGGCCCGGCTGGCCATCTGGAACTTGCCCACGGTCAGGATGTCCAGCCCGCCGGACACATCTTCCCAGACGGTTTTCTGGTTCTCCAGGTCATCGCGGTGCTGGTCCACAAAAGCCATCTTGACGGTGGAGCCGATCACCACTTCACCACTGTCCGGCTTTTCCTTGCCGCTGATCAGCTTGAACAGCGTGGATTTACCGGCGCCGTTGGGGCCGATGATGCCCACAATGGCGCCCGGAGGAACGGAAAAGCTCAGGTTGTCGATCAGGACCCGGTCGCCAAACGATTTGGAAACATTGTGAAACTCGATCACCTGCTGGCCCAGGCGCTCGGCCACGGGGATGAAGATTTCCTGGGTCTCGTTGCGTTTCTGGTATTCGATGTCGCTCAGTTCCTCAAACCGCGCCAGCCGGGACTTGCTCTTGGCCTGGCGTGCCTTGGGGTTCTGGCGGGACCACTCCAGTTCCTTCTTCAGCGCCTTGGCGTGGGCCTCTTCGCTCTTTTGCTCCTTGGCCAGGCGATCGCCCTTCTGCTCCAGCCAGGTGCTGTAGTTGCCCTTCCAGGGGATGCCCGCGCCACGGTCCAGTTCCAGGATCCATTCGGCGGCGTTGTCCAGGAAATACCGGTCGTGGGTGATGGCCACCACGGTGCCTGAAAAGCGCTTGAGGAACACCTCGAGCCAATCCACCGATTCAGCGTCCAGGTGGTTGGTGGGTTCATCGAGCAGCAGCATGTCGGGCTTGGACAGCAGCAGCCGGCACAGCGCCACGCGGCGCTTTTCACCGCCCGACAGCACGCCGATCTTTGCGTCCCAGGCCGGCAGGCGAAGCGCGTCGGCGGCAATTTCGAGCTGGTGCTCGGAATCGGTGCCGGCCGTGGCGATGATGGCCTCCAGCCGCGCCTGTTCAGCCGCCAGCGCGTCGAAGTCGGCGTCCGGCTCGGCATAGGCGGTGTAGACCTCCTCGAGCTTGGCCTTGGCGGCGAAGACCTCGCCCATGGCCTCTTCGACACTCTCGCGCACCGTGTGCTCGGGGTTGAGCTGCGGCTCCTGCGGCAGGTAGCCGATGTTCAGGCCAGGCATGGGCGTGGCCTCGCCCTCGATCTCGGTGTCCACGCCGGCCATGATCTTGAGCAGTGTGGATTTGCCCGAACCGTTCAGGCCGAGCACGCCGATCTTGGCGCCGGGGAAAAAGCTGAGGGAAATGTCTTTGAGGATCTGCCGCTTCGGCGGCACGATCTTGCCGACGCGGTTCATGGTGTAAACGTACTGGGCCATTGGGTTTTCTGGGGTTGCGGTTGTGCAAACCCTTGATTATCAGGCCATGCCCCGGAATCAGGGCTTGCTGGACATGCTGTTGCGCAATGCGGCCTTGGCCACCTGGTCCAGCGCCTCGTCCACCACATGGCGATCCGCCACCACGCGGATCAGGCCCTGGCCGCGCAAACGCTCCAGCGTGCGCCGCGACATGGAGTGCGCCGTGCCGGCAGGCGAGGTGAACATGAACAGCGTGGCATGCGGGCTGGCCCAGGTGAGCTGCACCCGCAGCCACTGCCCGTTGACCATGAGCTCGACCCAGGTCCCCGTGCGCAATTCCGCCGCGGAGGCCAGGGGCAAGGCCTCGGGCAGGGGCTCGGCCGCACCGACATCCTCGGGCATCACCGAGTCGCTGCCCACGTAGCCCGAATCCTGGGCTTCGTGGCCGGCCAGCCAGGGTTCCACGCCTTCCAGGCCACTGTCCGTGAACTGGCTGGGGGTTGCCTCGGCCGCGTCCGCCGCCGCCTGGGCAATGGCCTGATCTTCCTCGTCACGCCCTTCCTGCAAGGCAGCATGGTGCAGCGCGCCCAGCCCGTCAAACACCCGGCTGCTGAGTTCCGGCGGGTAACTGATGCGCTCCAGGCCCTCACGCAGCTTGGCCAGCAGGCCCGGAATCATCTGCGCCAGCCGCTTGGTGCGACCGCGCCGCGCCGTGCTCCTTTGCACACTCCAGATCAGGTCGTCCACGAGCGCGCGGTAGCCAAACGGATCATCCGGACCATCGGGGCTGGACAGCCGGGCGTCAGCGACCACCTGCGACCAGGAGCCGCGCAGGAAATCACGCACGAAGTCGGCAATCTCCAGGCCTTCCATGGCCTGCTCGAAATCACCCGCGAGCTTCTGCGCCAACAGGTTGCGCTGCTCGGCATGGGCCAGCGCACGGGCTGCCTCCGCGTTGCGCGCATGAATGTTCTGGTCCTGGCGGTTCCATTCGGCCTGCAGGTGATCAATCAGCTCGCCCACCACGTCGGCGTCCACCACCTTGCCGGAGAGCCAGTGCACGGCATCGTCGACCGACTCCATGAACCGGCGCCAGCCCTCATGCGATTCGGAAGAAAAGGCCAGGCTGCGCTGGGCCACCACATCGAGCAACTGGCGCCCGGGATGGGTGCGGTCGCTGAAAAACCGGGAGTCTTCGCGGGCCAGCCGCAACACGGCGGGTTCCATCGCACGCAACTGGCGCTTGAGCGGTGGCAACAGCCTCGCGTCATGGTCCAGGTTGTCGAACATCAGGCGAACCACCTCGGCGCCCAGTTGGTGGCCCATGCGGGGCGGCTCGTCGCTTTGCAGCGGACTGGCGGACGGCGCGGCCTCGGTCGCGGGAGGCTCCTCCTTGGCACGCTGCTCAAGGCGCTTGACCAGAACGTCCACCTGCTTGAGGTCCTGAAGCGCCACCATTGAAGCGGGCACGGTGTGCAGGAAATCGCGTTTGGGTGCCTGCGGATCAAAGTCGCCCGACAGCAGCTTGCGCAGCTTGTCGAGCGTGAGCAGCGTCTTGGCCATGGTGTCCGACACCACCGAGGTTCCCGCCTGGCCCTTGTTGACCTTGCCCCCCAGCGGCACCGCGGGCTCCACGCCGCTGGACTTGAGCCAGTCGGTGATCTCGCGGTAAATCTTCTGCAGATGAACACCCAGCAGGCCCGCGGCGGGCGTGATCAGCGACTCCCGCACCGTGGCTTCGGTGACCTGCTGGGCCAGGCAGGACTGCAGGGCGCGCACAAACACCTCGGGCCGCAGCGGATTGAGGCCCGGCTGGATGGTCCGCCACCCCAGCAGCGTGCTGATCAACGAGTCCAGCCCCGGCAGCACGTCGTCCACGGCCAGCGACACCTCCTGCTGGGCACGCGCCACTTCAATGCTCTGGTCGAGGTCGGCGTCCTCGAAAAGCTTCAGGTCTTCAAAGCGCAGCACCTCGCCACTGTTGTCGTCCTTGCCACCGCTGTGATAGACCTCGCGGCTGAGCTCGGCACGAAACTGCGCGGTGACTTCGGGAGCGCGGCCGATCAGGGCCTGCACGGCAACCCGGATTGCCGGTGACTGCAGGGCGGCACTGCGCCTCGGGCCGTTTTGCAACACGGCCGCTTCCAGCCCCTTGAGGACGTCGGCCATCAGGGCTTCGGCGTGGAGAATCACCGCTTCCATGCAGTCGCTCAACGACGGCTGCAATGCGGTGGGGTCATCGGAAACCCCGAGTCTGAGCTTCAGGAACTTGGCCATGTTCAATGCGGGCGTGGACTGCAATTATGGTCCGGGCGCACCGTGGCATCGCCAAATTGGCGTCCCTGAATGGTGCGATGTTGTGAAGGTGTCAACGCAGCCGCGGCAGACGTGCGACAATAGGGCCTGTTGAACGCCACCAGTTGCGGGCAACACCAGCAACCTGCTGGGACCCGGATCTTGCGATTCCTGGTCACCCCTGAATCCCATCTGCCTATGACTGGCTCAGCGGTTACACGCTGAAACA encodes:
- a CDS encoding DUF1631 family protein, giving the protein MAKFLKLRLGVSDDPTALQPSLSDCMEAVILHAEALMADVLKGLEAAVLQNGPRRSAALQSPAIRVAVQALIGRAPEVTAQFRAELSREVYHSGGKDDNSGEVLRFEDLKLFEDADLDQSIEVARAQQEVSLAVDDVLPGLDSLISTLLGWRTIQPGLNPLRPEVFVRALQSCLAQQVTEATVRESLITPAAGLLGVHLQKIYREITDWLKSSGVEPAVPLGGKVNKGQAGTSVVSDTMAKTLLTLDKLRKLLSGDFDPQAPKRDFLHTVPASMVALQDLKQVDVLVKRLEQRAKEEPPATEAAPSASPLQSDEPPRMGHQLGAEVVRLMFDNLDHDARLLPPLKRQLRAMEPAVLRLAREDSRFFSDRTHPGRQLLDVVAQRSLAFSSESHEGWRRFMESVDDAVHWLSGKVVDADVVGELIDHLQAEWNRQDQNIHARNAEAARALAHAEQRNLLAQKLAGDFEQAMEGLEIADFVRDFLRGSWSQVVADARLSSPDGPDDPFGYRALVDDLIWSVQRSTARRGRTKRLAQMIPGLLAKLREGLERISYPPELSSRVFDGLGALHHAALQEGRDEEDQAIAQAAADAAEATPSQFTDSGLEGVEPWLAGHEAQDSGYVGSDSVMPEDVGAAEPLPEALPLASAAELRTGTWVELMVNGQWLRVQLTWASPHATLFMFTSPAGTAHSMSRRTLERLRGQGLIRVVADRHVVDEALDQVAKAALRNSMSSKP
- the ettA gene encoding energy-dependent translational throttle protein EttA — its product is MAQYVYTMNRVGKIVPPKRQILKDISLSFFPGAKIGVLGLNGSGKSTLLKIMAGVDTEIEGEATPMPGLNIGYLPQEPQLNPEHTVRESVEEAMGEVFAAKAKLEEVYTAYAEPDADFDALAAEQARLEAIIATAGTDSEHQLEIAADALRLPAWDAKIGVLSGGEKRRVALCRLLLSKPDMLLLDEPTNHLDAESVDWLEVFLKRFSGTVVAITHDRYFLDNAAEWILELDRGAGIPWKGNYSTWLEQKGDRLAKEQKSEEAHAKALKKELEWSRQNPKARQAKSKSRLARFEELSDIEYQKRNETQEIFIPVAERLGQQVIEFHNVSKSFGDRVLIDNLSFSVPPGAIVGIIGPNGAGKSTLFKLISGKEKPDSGEVVIGSTVKMAFVDQHRDDLENQKTVWEDVSGGLDILTVGKFQMASRAYCGRFNFNGGDQQKRVGTLSGGERGRLHLAKTLIAGGNVLMLDEPSNDLDVETLRALEDALLEFAGSILVISHDRWFLDRIATHILAAEGDSQWTFFDGNYQEYEADKKRRLGEEGAKPKRVRYKALK
- a CDS encoding DUF1631 family protein, yielding MPAPANQYEAPFKACIGEAARRGKHLMERLVDQALQSSPQHASLAGDTDERTAQHEAARLLLQYRPVLCGEFPQALLAEFAQAIAGAGDKAAAKGLSFDALELMGDDQVQERVEQVRAQQAASQAVEAELGELNALVCAAQGLKTVQADRNPLRPEIFVRALGTVIAATGVAASVRLRWMQYLGEALGPELARVYADLSLLLRGQGVEAAGFNVIHAPESVAAPRQGAGVTGPASEPARHPADTLLTVTQLRRLLSGGYDAGRESFDARFTREFEAGGQSIARPEFSPTVPAAFEALQEMKQVDQVMQRLADRRAAQPGRAMPADGTDLRAQLRQQARGTGQALGLEVVGLMVDNIASDPRLLREVQQTVRDLEPALLRLALIDPRFFSDKRHPARRLLDQFTGKSMAWPTADAAGFAAFLEPARQAVQALLTTGKEGAEPFAFALQSLEEVWDEQSRHERRKREKAVQALLQAEQRNLLAEKIARDLRRRAETAGAPRGIVYFVAGPWAQAIAQARLTDPQGRADPEGYEDLVTDLLWSAMPEVASSNPARLARLIPGLLAKLREGLERIGYSRSKSNRFFDELMALHARAGRAAAAPVSAPLDARARLEAQFREADEAGLWLAPSEAQDSGFLETQPPASVVPRPLFEATQPGFDDTRIETEPRAEEATAAAPTVVGQIEPGAWVELRMDEGWVRTQLTWASPHGTLFMFSNAEGVNHSMTRQSMDRLAASGNLRVLSNQAVVEGALDAVAQAALRNSVDFTL